TATATCCCCGTCCCTCAATTCTCATCCATGCAAACAAATCCCTGTACTGTTTGGGACGAAAGGGCttcaaacaaataaatgagcATATACCATgccaaaaagagagaaaaaaaaaacaataaataatgcATAATCTTACATTCAGAAAAGAAGCCCAAATGCAAGAGCAACAAGAGAAGCAAAAGCAGCTGGTACAAAAGTAGTGGCATCAGAGGTAGGGCTAGGAGCAGGGGCATCTGCTGCTGCTACATCTTGGACTGCTGAAACGGCCATAAGCACAACCATGATAGC
This genomic interval from Populus nigra chromosome 11, ddPopNigr1.1, whole genome shotgun sequence contains the following:
- the LOC133706316 gene encoding arabinogalactan protein 13-like, which gives rise to MEALKMRVFLAIMVVLMAVSAVQDVAAADAPAPSPTSDATTFVPAAFASLVALAFGLLF